Genomic window (Melioribacteraceae bacterium):
AGCAGTAATCCAAGACTAGCGATAAAATATGGTAAGAAGGCTTTAGAAATTATAGAATATTCGGGAATAGATTCACTCAAAAGTGAAAGTTTTAATTTCCTTGGCGTTGTTTATGGTAATATTGGTGATCTAGATTCGGCATACTATTTCTATAAAAATGCCTACGAAATTTCCATTCATAGTAAAAATAAACTTACTCTCGCTTATTCATTGAATAATCTTGGAGATTATTATACTAAAAACGCCCTTTATTCAACTGCCCTAGAAAAATTATTTGAAGGATATAAAATTTTTGAAGAGTTGAATGAAAAACGGGGAATGGCATATTCATTAAATGATATGGGGGAAATATACTTAACTCAAAAGGATTTTGATAAAGCCCTTGATCATTTCGAGAGATCTTCAAAATTAAGATATGAATTAAAAGATGATCGAGGTTACGCTAAATCTCTTTTGAACCTTGGTTTTACCTATGAAAACCTGGGTCAATTTGATAAAGCACTGGATAATTTGAATCGTGCAGTAGAATTGAGTAAAAAAATTTCTTATAAAAAAGGAATTAGTGCAGCATATTCCGGTATGAGTGATGTATTCTTTAAACAAGATCGGATTGAAAAGTCGCTCGAATTCCGGCATCTTGCCCTGAGTATCGATAGGCAAATAGAAAATAGGTATGGGGAAATTGTAAATGAAAATGCGCTTGGACTTCTTTATTTAAAAACTAATAATCTTGCTAAAGCATTTGAGTATTTACATCAAGCGGAGAAGGATTCCCGCAATACTGGGCACCTGGATCAATTACTAGATTCATACCATAATTTAACAAATTACGCAGTAGCTATAAATGATTTTAAGATGGCATACAGCTACCAAAAAAAATATGAAGAATTAAAAGAAAAAATATTTGGACAGGAATCGAAAAATAAAATCGCAGATCTTCAAACCGCATTTGTTGTTGAGCGGAAAGAAAAAGAAGCAGAGCTATTAAAACTAGATCTGGAATATCAAAAAGCTACCCGGAATTATTTAATTCTGATCTCTATACTAATTCTTGGGGGTGTAGTTCTTTATGTAATGAAGTATAAAACTGAGAAAAAGGCTAATCACCTATTATCTGAACTGAATGAGTCAAAGGATAATTTTTTCTCCATAATAGCGCATGATCTTAAAAACCCAATTGGTGCAGTTTCCAATTTAGCAGAATTACTAAAATCAGATTATGATCTAATGCATGAAGCGGAGAGAAAGGAATTAATTGATGGAATTTCAAGTGCATCAATGAATGTACAACAATTATTAATGGATTTGCTGACATGGGCCAGAACGCAAAAGGGGGCAATCGGAGTAAACAAAGTAACGATCAATCTTAAAAATATTTTAGAATCAATCGTTGCTTCATACGACCTGGTGGCTAAAAATAAAAGAGTTGAAATACTTATTAATGCAGACCCAGCAGTTGAAATCAAAGCAGATAAACTCATACTTCAAACAATTATTGGAAATTTTATAAATAATGCTATAAAATTTTCCTTTACTAATAGCAAAATAATAGTTGATGCAGTTTGTTCTGATAACAGAGTAAATATTTCTGTTGAAGATTTTGGTATAGGTATGGATGAAAAAACCGTAAACAGCCTCTTCAAGGTTGATTATAAAATTTCAACTCTCGGTACTAATAATGAAAGAGGAACTGGCATGGGTTTGAAAATCTGCAAAGAATTTGCAGAGATTCATAAAGGTAAGATTTCTGTTCGAAGTCAGCCCGAA
Coding sequences:
- a CDS encoding tetratricopeptide repeat-containing sensor histidine kinase, coding for MKFFILSLVSSVLLFAQIATPDIYLTIKDKKPDEQIKLLINLCWENRSSNPRLAIKYGKKALEIIEYSGIDSLKSESFNFLGVVYGNIGDLDSAYYFYKNAYEISIHSKNKLTLAYSLNNLGDYYTKNALYSTALEKLFEGYKIFEELNEKRGMAYSLNDMGEIYLTQKDFDKALDHFERSSKLRYELKDDRGYAKSLLNLGFTYENLGQFDKALDNLNRAVELSKKISYKKGISAAYSGMSDVFFKQDRIEKSLEFRHLALSIDRQIENRYGEIVNENALGLLYLKTNNLAKAFEYLHQAEKDSRNTGHLDQLLDSYHNLTNYAVAINDFKMAYSYQKKYEELKEKIFGQESKNKIADLQTAFVVERKEKEAELLKLDLEYQKATRNYLILISILILGGVVLYVMKYKTEKKANHLLSELNESKDNFFSIIAHDLKNPIGAVSNLAELLKSDYDLMHEAERKELIDGISSASMNVQQLLMDLLTWARTQKGAIGVNKVTINLKNILESIVASYDLVAKNKRVEILINADPAVEIKADKLILQTIIGNFINNAIKFSFTNSKIIVDAVCSDNRVNISVEDFGIGMDEKTVNSLFKVDYKISTLGTNNERGTGMGLKICKEFAEIHKGKISVRSQPEKGSKFSFSFDNN